Sequence from the Rhodanobacter sp. genome:
GCGGGCGCCTGGCGCTGGGCGGTTACGACAACCAGATCTCCTTCAACGCCAGCCTGCCGCTGGGCGCGACGCCGCATGCGCCCAGCATCTCGTTCAACCTGAATCACGACACCCAAAGCGGCAACCAGCAACAAGCCACCCTCAACGGCACGCTGGGCCAGTGGAACCAGTTCACCTACGGCGCCACCGCTTCGCATGGAGGCGCCGGCACGGGCAACGCATTCAGCGCGAACGCCGGGTACAACAGCCCCTTCGCCGCGTTCAACGCCAGCGTCGGCAATGGCAGCGGCTACTCGCAGGCATCCCTCGGTGTCAGCGGCGCGGTGGTCGCCCACGCAGGCGGCGTCACCTTCGGCCAGCCGACCGGCGACACCATCGCCATCGTGCATCTGCCGGGCGCGGCCGGCGCGCACATCCTCAATGCGCCGGGCCTCAGCGTGGACCACGACGGCTATGCGCTGGTGCCGTATCTGAATCCCTACCAGCTCAACACCATCCAGGTCGACCCGCAGGGCCTGCCGCTGAGCGTGCAGCTGGACGCCACCAGCGCCGACGTGGCCCCCTATGCCGGCGCGGTGGTGATGGTGAACTTCAACAGCAAGTCCAGCCAGGCCGCGATTGCGCGCATCCGCCTGGCCGACGGTCAGCCCGCGCCGTTCGGCGCTGAAGTCTTCGACGCCAAGGACCAGCCGCTGGGCGTGGTCGGCCAGAGCGGCCTGACCCTGCTGCGGGGTGCCACCGGCGGCGGCAGGCTCAGCGTGCAATGGCAGGATGAGCAGGGCGTGGCGCAGGCCTGCCGGTTCACCTACGAACCGGGCAAGCAGGCACAGGCGTATCGGCAAGTCCAGGTGACGTGCGTGGCGGACAACGCACCGCCGTCGCAGAAGGAAGGTGGAACATGATCGGTAATACGATCGTCGGCGTGTCGCCGCCGTCGTGCACGGGCCTGCGCGCGACGGCGCGGCATGGCGCCCGTACCGCGCCGCGGGCGCACGCTCGCCGGCAACGCTCGGGCCGCCTGCCATTCATGCTGTTGCTGCTGGCACTGATCGCCTTGGCCCTGTCCGGCCGGGCCCGCGCCGACTGCTCCAACACCAACAATCCCGGCTCGGTGACGTTCACGCCGCCAGGCGGCCAGATCACGCTGTCGAGCACCGGTACCGCGATCGGCACCGTGCTGTGGACATCGTCGCAGGCCACGCCCGCGAATTACCCGACCCTCAACTGCTCGGGCACCACCAACAACGGCGTCGTCAGCAGCTATGGCCCCCCCACGGGCAGCGACCAGACCCTGTTCCCGACCAATCTTTCATGGCTGTCCTTCCGGATCCTGCATCCGGACAGCAGCAACTATCTGTCGGCCTATCCGAACAACCCCTCCGTGCCCACCGGAAACGTCGCCTTCAGTGTGGCTTCCGCCCTGCAACTGGTGGTGACGGGCATCATCCCCCAGGGCCAGCAGGGCACCACGCAGCAGATGACCATTCCGGCGGGCCAGCTCGCGCAGTGGAACGTCGACACGACCAAGGGCAGCAAGCCCGTCGAAGTGTTCAACATAACCAACATCAACTTCGTCATCCCCACCTGCACGGCGGCCGTGGATCCCACCGTGGTGACGCTGCCCGCAACCACCACGTCGGCCTTGAGCGGCGTCGGCTCCACCGCGGGGCAAACGCCGTTCAACGTGCAACTGAACTGCGTTTCCGGATCCAGGCTCAGCATCACCTTGAACGCGGCGAGCTATTACGGCTCTTCGAGCCTGGGCGTGGTCAAGGGCACCACCGGCACCGGCTACGCGCAGAACGTGGGCGTGCAGATCCTCAAGCAGGACGGCATCACACCCGTCCAGTTCGGTCAGGCCATCTCCGAAGGCGCGACAGCGAACGGCACAATGAACCTGCCGTTCTACGCCCGCTACTACCAGACCGGCACGCCTTCGTCGGCCGGCAACGTCACGGCCACGGCCACCTACACGCTGACCTATCAGTAGCCATCGCACCGCATGTCGCATGACCGGCCCGGCCATGGGCCGCGCGGCGCCTGCCGGGACCTGCCATCAATCGTAGGTACGCACGATCAGGTCGGGAACCGGCTTGCCGGCGGATTCCTGCGGGGCGTAGCTGGCGAAGTAGCCGAGCAGCTGGTTGTTGGCGACCGCTGCCGTATCGAGGATGGTCACCGTGCGCGAGTAGCTGCGACCGGCGTCGACGGCCCCCTGGCCGCAGCTGCGATGCACCGGCGCCGTCGTGATGGCCAGGCTGGCCAATTGCGCGGTGCTGATGGTACAGGTGGGCTCGACCACGGCGCCGGCGAAGTTGATCCGGCCACCTTGCGCCCATGCGCCCTGCGTCGCCAACGCGATGAGCAACCCGAACATCCAGCGATTCCGACCGACCATGCCACACCTCGCCCGGCCCGCAGGGGTTTGCGGGCCATGGAAAGGCTGTCGGCCCCTTTCGGGGGAACTTGACGGTGGTCGAGCGCCCTGCCCTTCAAACTGTGATGGCCATCACTCTTTGGCCGGCGACCGGCCCGGCGAGGCGCCGTGCGCGGCGAGGCAAATGCGCCGGCGATTCAACTATCGGCACCGCAACCGCGATCTGAAGGCTGTCGTCCGCTACGCCATCCGCCGGAACACCAGCCCCTGGCGCAACGGCTCGGCCAGCCAGTGATCGGCCAGCAGGAAGGCGAACAGCGCCATCAGGTAGATGATGGAGTACTTGAACACGCGCATGGCGAAGAACTCGTCCGGCGGGTTCAGCAGGCGGATCGCGTAGTACAGGAAGCCCGCGCCCAGCACCGCCGCGCCGCCGAGGTAGAGCCAGCCGCTGTGGCCGGTGATCGCCGGCAGCAGGGTCACCAGCACCAGCAGCACGGTGTAGAACAGCACCTGCCAACGCGTATAGGCCACGCCGTGGGTCACCGGCAGCATCGGCACGCCGGCGCGGGCGTAGTCCTCGCGGCGGAAGATCGCCAGCGCCCAGAAATGCGGCGGCGTCCACACGAAGATGATCAGGCAAAGCTGCAGCGCGAACGGGTGCAACGCGCCGGTCACCGCCGTCCAGCCCAGCACCGGCGGGATTGCGCCGGCGAGGCCGCCGATCACGATGTTCTGCGGCGTGGCCCGCTTGAGGTAGGCCGTGTACACCAGCGCGTAGCCGATCAGGCCGCCGAAGGTGAGCCACGCGGTGAGGCCGTTCACCAGCAAGGCCAACACCAGCATCGAGACGATGCCCATGACGATGGCGAACACCAGCACCTGCCAGGGCTTGAGGTGGCCGGTGGCCAGCGGCCGCCGCGCGGTGCGCGCCATCAGCTTGTCGATGCGCTGGTCGATCAGGTGGTTGAACGCCGCCGCCGAACCCGAGGCCAGCCAAATGCCCAGCGTGCCCCATACCAGCGCACGCCACGGCGGGATGCCGGGCACCGCGAGGAACATGCCGATCACCGCGCAGAACACCAGCAGCGCGACCACGCGCGGCTTGGTCAGCTGCAGGTATTCGCCCAGCACGCTCATGCCGCCGCTCCCGTCAGGTCCGGCCGGCGCTGCGTGCGCGCCAGCGTCGCCACCAGGGTGAACAGCAACAGCGCCGCCATGCCGTTGTGTGCGGTCGCCACCGGCAGGGGCAGCCCGAAATGCACGTTGCTGATGCCCAGCAGCACCTGGCAGACCAGCGCCACGGCCACCGCGATGCCGTAGCGGCGCAGGCCGCGCCGCGCCAGCTTGTGCGACAGCCAGCCGAGGTAGCAGAACACCACCAGCGCACCGATCCGGTGTGCCAGCTGGATCGCGGTGCGCGCGGCGCCGTCGAGGATGCCGCCTTCGTAGTCCACGCCGATGCCGCGCCACAGGATGAAGCCCTGGTGGAAATCGCTGGCCGGCCACCACTGGCCCGAACACTTGGGAAAGGCCGCGTCGCCGAAGCCGCAGGCCAGCGCCGCATAGTTGGACGAGGTCCAGCCGCCCAGCGCGATCTGGCAGGCCAGCAGCACGATGCCGAGGATCACCAGCCGGCGCAGCCCCGCCAATGCATCGTCCGCAGCACCCACGCCGGCGAATCGCACCGCCGCGTAGCCCAGCAGCGCGAAGGTGGTCATGCCGCCCAGCAGGTGTCCGGTCACCACGATGGGTTTCAGCAGCAGGGTCACCGTCCACATGCCCAGCATGGCCTGGAAGATGATGACGCCCAGCGCGACCAGGCAGATCCGCCAGGCCGCGGGACGCTGCAACGCCAACGCGGCGGCCAGCGGCAATGCGATCGCGCACACCGCCAGCAACGACGACCAGCGGTGTTCGCCGTGCATGTACATCGCCACGCCCAGCGCGGCGAGCACCGCGCTGGCGGCCAGCGCCAGCAGCGCCCAGCGCCGCCGCCACGCCGCCAGGATGGCCATCGCCAGCACCAGCACGCCCAGCGTGCCCGCCAGCATGCGATGCACCTGTTCGCGCCAGGCCTTGTGCGCCTCGTAGGGACGGTTCGGGAACTCGGCATCGGCGTGCGCCACCGCCTGTGCATGCTGCGGCCAGGTCGCCTGGCCGTAGCAGGTGGGCCAGTCGGGGCAGGACAGGCCGGCGTTGGAGAGCCGCACGAAGGCGCCGAACATCACCAGCCCGAACGCGAACACGGCCGACAACAGCGCCAGCCAGCGCAGGATGCTTCCCACTCGAAACGACATCACTTGATGACCTTCTTCAGATCCCGGAGCAGCCCAGAGGCATCGAAACCGGGAGGATAACTCGCCAGCGCCGTGCCATCGGACTCGACCAGCAGCGCACCCACGCTGTCCAACTGCCGCGGACGCCACGGCGCCAGCTTGTCGTCGGTATCCGTACCGAGCTGCCAGTAGTTCGCCATAGCGGCGCGCCGCTGCGGATCGGCCGGCGGCGTACCCACATAGAGCAGCCGCAGCCGCGACTGGTTGCCGTTGAGCATCACGCGGCTCTTGGCCATCGCGGTCAGCGCGGCGTAGCAGCGCGCGGCGCAGTCCGGCCCCGGCAGCGCGACCAGGGTGAGCCGCGGCTCGCTGTCGCGCCACGCCCACAGGCTGCCATCGGCCATGCGTACCGGCAATTGCTCCTGCGCGAAGTTGCGCTGCGGCGTGATCGGCAGGCCATTGCCCTTGGCGGCGGGCTGCCAGCCGGTCAGGGTGAGTACCATCGCCAGCACGAACGGCGCGGCAAACACCGAAGCGACCAGCAGCAGTTTCAGGCGGCTCTTGCGCAATACGGCGGGATCGACGGCATTCATCGGAAATCCAAGGTCAGGAACGGCGCGAACCGCGTTTGCGGTTCAGCACCAGCAGGATCACCACCACGGCGATGGCGAAGGAAAACCACTGGAACGCATAGGCGCGATGCCGTGCCGGCGGCATGTCGCCGAAATCCAGCGTGTGCTCGCGCACGTAGATCGAGGCCGGGTCGGCATCCAGCGCCAGCACACGCGGATAGAGCTTGTCGCCCAGGTCGGCAGCCACCTGGCCGAGGTCGAGGTAGATCGTCTTCTTCGGCCAAGCCGACTCGCGCGCCAGCGCGTTGCCGCCCATCTCGAAACCGCGTCCCGGCGGCGGCACGTAGAGGCCGTGCAGGCTTTGCACGCCGGCCGGCAACGGCGGCAGCTGCGGCGTCTGGTCGGTGCCGTTGCCGGGGAGGAAGCCGAGATCCACCAGCAGCAGGCGATCGCCATGTTGCGGACGGAACGGCACGTAGACCTCCACGCCGCCGCGGTCGTCGTGCTTGGGGTTGTCCAGCAGGTAGATCCGGTCGGCCAGGTAGCGGCCCTGCAGGCGCACGCGCGGATAGGCGTCCTGCGGGGGCCGCAGCGCCACCGCGGCAAAGTCCTGCGGCAGCGCGACGGCGGCCGCGGCATAGCGTCGCAGAAGGTCGTCCTTGTACGCGGCGCGATGCAGTTGCCAGAAGCCCAGGCGCACGAAAAGCACGGCCGCACAGGCCGTCAGCAGGATCGCCCACCACGGCGGGCGGCGAAATCCGCCTAGCACGAAGCGCACGCCCCGGTGGCTATACTCGCTGCAACAAAATCGACCGGATCGCTCACGTGGGCCCCATCTACAAATACGCGGTGGTGGTGTTGCTGCTGGTGGTGATTTTCAGCCTGGGTCAGGCGCTGTACTACATGATGACCGACAAGGACGACGACAGGCGCATGGCCTGGGCGTTGACCCGCCGCATCGCGCTGTCGCTGCTGCTGATCGGCATGGTCGCCTTCGGCATCTGGATGGGCTGGCTGCAGCCGCATGGCGTCGGTCAGTGATTGTAGCCGCCTGATCCCGCACGCGTCCGGCCTGCGACGATCGCGCCAAGCAAGACCAAAAAAGAAGCCCGCCAATTGGCGGGCTTCTTTGGTTCGAGAACCCGATTCGAAGCGGGCTTCTCTGAAAAGTCCGGCCATGGATGGCCGGTTTTGACCTTCGCCCTCCGCGACAGGAGGTCGCGTTAGGTCAAAGTATGTAGACGAACAGGAACAGCCCCAGCCACACCACGTCCACGAAGTGCCAGTACCACGCCACCGCCTCGAAGCCGAAGTGGTGTTCCTTGCTGAAATGGCCTTTCAGCACGCGGAACCAGATCACCGCCAGCATGATGGTGCCCAGCGTCACGTGCAGGCCGTGGAAACCGGTGAGCATGAAAAACGTGGAACCGTAGACGCCGCTGTGCAGGGTCAGGTTGAGCTCCTTGTACGCCTCCATGTACTCGTGCGCCTGGCAGTACAGGAAGGTGGCGCCCAGCAGCACGGTGAGGCCCAGGAACACCAGGATCTTGCCGCGATGGCCGGCCCGCAGCGCATGGTGCGCGATGGTCACGGTGACGCTGGAGGTAAGCAGGATCAGCGTGTTCAGCAGCGGCAGCCCCCACGGCGCCACCGTGCTGAAGGCGCCGCCGATGTGCATCGGGCCGTTGCCGCCTTCCGCCCCCCACGAGGCGCTGTAGTTTTCGTAGAGGAACTGGTGGGTGAGCACGCCGTGGCCTGCGCCGCCCAGCCACGGCACCGAGAAATTGCGGATGTAGAACAGCGCGCCGAAGAACGCGCCGAAGAACATCACCTCGGAGAAGATGAACCACATCATGCCCATGCGGAACGAGGTGTCCACCTGGTGGTTGTAGTTGCCGGCCAGCGACTCCCGGATGACCGAGCGGAACCAGCCGAAGAACATGCCGATGACGCCGACCGCGCCGATGGCGATCACCGTCTTGCCGAAGCCGGTGTCGCCGGGCTGCGCGCTCAGCCAGTGCGCCGCGCCGAACACGGTGAGGAACATCACCACCGCGGCCACGATGGGCCACTGGCTCTTGCTCGGAACGTAATAGGTGTCGTGCTGCTGGACCATGCTGAGACTCCGTGGAGTTTCCCGCGAGCGGCGGATGCCGCGACCGCTTCACCGAATGCGGCGGCAAGCCGCCGCGACTACTTCATCAACAGAATTTGCGCGAACGACAACAGGTAGAACGCGCCGACCACGACGGCCAGCACCGTCACCGTGCGGCGCACGCCGTGCCGGCGCTTCCGCTCGTACTGTCCATCTCCGACCTGGCTGGCCATGCGCGCCCCTCCCGTACCGGTCAATCGTTCACGTGCCCGTGCGCCAGTTCGTCGTCATGCACTACCGGCGGCACTTCGAAAGTATGGTGCGGCGCCGGCGACGGCACCGTCCACTCCAGGCCCTTGGCGCTTTCCCACACGCGGTCGGCGGCCTTCTTCTTGGAGAAGAACGCGCAATGCACGATCACGCCGAGGAAGATCAGCTGCGAGGCGCCGAACAGGAAGCCGCCGATCGAACTGATCATGTTGAAGTCGGCGAACGCCACGTTGTAGTCCGGGATGCGGCGCGGCATGCCGGCCAGCCCGAGGAAATGCTGCGGGAAGAACAGCACGTTCACGAACACCACGCTGCACCAGAAGTGCACCTTGCCCCAGAACTCGCTGTACATGCGGCCGGTCCACTTCGGCAGCCAGTAATAGGTGGCCGCCATGATCGCGAACGCCGCACCGGTCACCAGCACGTAGTGGAAGTGCGCCACCACGAAGTAGGTGTCGTGGTACTGGAAGTCCGCCGGCACCAGCGCCAGCATCAGGCCGGAGAAGCCGCCGATGGTGAACAGGATGATGAAGGCGATGGCGAACAGCATCGGCGTCTCGAAGGTCATCGAGCCGCCCCACATCGTGGCCACCCAGTTGAACACCTTCACGCCGGTCGGCACCGCGATCAGCATCGTCGCGTACATGAAGAAGATGTCCGCGCCCAGCGGCAGGCCCACCGCGAACATGTGGTGCGCCCACACGATGAACGACAGGAAGGCGATGCTGGCGATCGCGTACACCATCGCCTTGTAGCCGAAGATCGGCTTGCGCGCGAAGGTCGGCACGATCTCCGAGATGATCCCGAACGCGGGCAGGATCATGATGTAGACCTCGGGATGCCCGAAGAACCAGAACACGTGCTGGTACAGCACCGGGTCGCCGCCGCCGTGCGGATTGAAGAAGCTGGTGCCGAAGTACTTGTCGGTGAGCAGCATGGTCACCGCACCGGCCAGCACCGGCATCACCGCGATCAGCAGGAAGGCCGTGATCAGCCAGCTCCACACGAACACCGGCATCTTCAGCAGGTCCATGCCCGGCGCGCGCATGTTGAGGATGGTCGCGATGATGTTGATCGCACCCATGATCGAGCTGATGCCCATCAGGTGGATCGCAAACACCACGTAGGCCAGCGAATCGCTCTGCAGCGACAGCGGCGGGTACATCGTCCAGCCGCCGGCCGGGCCGCCGCCGGGCAGGAACAGCGTGGACAACATCAGCGTGAAGGCGAACGGAAGGATCCAGAACGAGAGGTTGTTCATGCGCGGCAGCGCCATGTCCGGCGCACCGATCATCAACGGGATCATCCAGTTACCGAGGCCCACGAAGGCCGGCATGATCGCGCCGAAGATCATCACCAGCGCATGCATGGTGGTCATCTCGTTGAAGAAGTACGGCTGCACCAGCTGCAGGCCGGGCTTGAACAGTTCGGCGCGTATCACCATCGCGAAACTGCCGCCGATGAAGAACATCGTCAGCGAGAAGATCAGGTACAGCGTGCCGATGTCCTTGTGGTTGGTGGACATCACCCAGCGCTGGAAGAAACCCTGCGGTGCGTGGTGGTGGTCGTGGTGATCGTGGGTGGCTTCGTGGGCCATGGCCTTGCACCTCTGCCTCAAGTCTGTCGATGGCGCAGCCGCGTTGCGGCCGCTCCCGGAAATCGTGGTTGCGCGTGGCGCCGGTCAGCCGTTGCCGGCAGGCGCGGCCGCAGCGGCGCTGGTGGCGGCCGCTGTCGGTGCGGCCGGCGGCGCGGACGCCTGCTCCTGCGCGGCCAGCCACTTCGCGAAATCTTCCTTGGAGACCGCCTTCACCACGATCGGCATGAAGCCGTGGTCCTGCCCGCACAGTTCGGCGCACTGGCCGCGGTACGTGCCGGGTACGTTGATGTTGGTCCACGCGGTGTTGACGATGCCGGGAATGGCGTCCATCTTCCAGCCGAACGCAGGCACCCACCACGAGTGGATCACGTCGCCGCTGGTGATCACGAAGCGGATCTTGGTGTGGATGGGCAGCACCAGCGGCTTGTCCACGTTCAGCAGGTAGGTGTTCTCGTCGCCGGTCTTCACGGCGTAAGGATCCATCCCGGAACCCAGCTGGCGGGTCTTGTCGGAGAGCGCGTCGAGCTTGGACATGAAGCCGACCCTGCTGACCGGCTTGCCGAGGTAGTCGACGTAGTCGTAGCGCCACTTCCACTGGTAGCCGGTGATCTTCACCGTCATCTGCGAGCCGGTGGTGTTCGCGAACGAGACCAGGCCGCCGGTGGCCATCCACGCGAGCACCACCAGGATGATCACCGGGATCGTGGTCCAGACGATTTCCACCGTGGTGTTGTGCGACCACTTCTCCGGCACCGCGCCGCGCGACTTGCGGAAGCGGAACATCGCGATGAACATCGCGCCGAACACCAGCACGCCGATCACCACGCACACGCCGAACGCGACGTTGTTCAGGAAGTACGGCTCGCCGGACCAGGTGGTCACGCCCCGCGTCATGTTGAGCTGCCACGGCTGGGGATCGGCCTGCGCCAGGCCGGCGCACAACGCCGACACGAGGGCCAGCGACGCCGACACGGCACGCTTGATGCCGGTCATACCGCCGTGGCCGGACAGACTGCGGTTCGGCGTGGACCCGCCAGTCCTGATGCTGCCAGATGTCATGCTCTCGCCCTTTGTTGAACCTATCCGCGCCGCCGGCCGTTGACCTCGTCCAGCAGCAGCTTGAGTTTCCGCAACAGCTCGACACGTTCCCCTTCGGCAAGGAACCTGCCGATTTCCAGCTCGCGCCCGTGCGACGACAGCAGCAGGCGGCGACATCCGTCATCCCCTTCGTCCAGCCGCACGCGCACCCAGCCAGGCTGGAAGCTCGTGCGTTGCCGGCCCGGCAACGATTGCACCTCCAGCGACGCGTCGTCGAGGGTGATGCGCTCGCTGCGGTCGCCGGCGCGCCAGGCCACGCACAGGGCGATGGACACGGCAGACGATTCGACCAGGGCGAACAGCGGAGCGAACACATTCCCCACCCACGCGCCCAGGACGGCGGTCGTCAGCGCCAGCGACGCCAGAAGCATGATGAGCCGACGCAGGCCGCGGCGGCTTAGCGTGCGATTGGGCCTGAGCCATATCGACACGCGGGGCAAGCCGGCAGCGGCTGGTCGTAGCACGATCATGGAGATCCGGCGTGCCAAGAGCGGTTCGATGATAGGTCGCAATGCAGGCAAGGGGCAAGAACGCCGCAGGAACCCGGGCCATGCCGGTCCCGAAGCGGCGGCACGGCGGCGCACGGCGTACAATCCCGCGTTCCTTTCCACCCCCATCCCGCCGTGACCCAACCCATCCTCAGCCCCGAACTCCCCGCCGGCGCCGAGCCGGCCCGCGCGCGCATCACCGCCGCATGGCTGCGCGACGAAACCGAGGCGGTCAACGACCTGCTCGCCCAGGCCACCCTGCCGCCCGCCGAACGCGAGCAGGTGATCGACGTCGCCGCCGGCCTGGTGACCCGCGTGCGCGCCCGCGTCAAGGACCAGAGCGCGGTGGAATCCTTCATGCGCCAGTACGACCTGTCCTCCGAGGAAGGCGTGCTGCTGATGTGCGTGGCCGAGGCGCTGCTGCGCATCCCGGACAAGGCCACCGCCGACAAGCTGATCCGCGACAAGCTGGGCGACGCCGACTGGAAGAAGCACCTGGGCCAGAGCGAGTCGCTGTTCGTCAACGCCAGCACCTGGGGCCTGATGCTCACCGGCCACCTGGTGAATCTGGCCGAGGAGACCCGCCGCGACTTCACCGGCGCGCTGAAGCGCCTGGCCGGCCGCGCCGGCGAGCCGGCGATCCGCCTCGCGGTGCGCCAGGCCATGCGCATCATGGGTCACCAGTTCGTGATGGGACAGACCATCGACGAGGCGCTGGACCGCTGCGCGAAGAAGGAATACGCGGTGTACCGCTATTCCTACGACATGCTGGGCGAATCCGCGCTCACCAGCGAGACCGCCGAGCGCTACCAGGAAGACTACCGCCGCGCCATCGCCCGCATCGGCGCGCGCGGCCCGTTCGCCAACCACACCGACGCGCCGTCGATCTCGGTCAAGCTGTCCGCGCTGCACCCGCGCTACGAGGTGGCCAAGCGCGAAATCGCCCGCCGCGACCTCACCGCCAAGCTGCTCGAACTCTCGCAGCTGGCGATGAAGCAGGGCATCGCGCTCTCGGTGGACGCCGAGGAAGCCGACCGCCTCGAACTCTCGCTGGACATCATCGGCGACGTGTTCGCCCACCCCTCGCTTGAGGGCTGGAACGGGCTCGGCATCGTGGTGCAGGCCTACTCCAAGCGCACCCCGTTCGTGATCGACTGGCTGATCGAGACGGCACGTGCGGCAAATCGTCGCTGGTACGTGCGCCTGGTCAAGGGCGCCTACTGGGACGCCGAGATCAAGCGCGCGCAGGAGCAGGGCCTGGCCGGCTACCCGCTGTACACGCGCAAGCCGAACACCGACGTCTCCTACCTCGCCTGCGCGCGCAAGCTGTTCGACGCCGGCAGCGAGCTGATCTACCCGCAGTTCGCCACCCACAACGCGCACAGCATCGCCGCCGTGCATCACATTGCGCGCGGCCGCCCGTTCGAGTTCCAGCGCCTGCACGGCATGGGCACCGACCTGTACGCCGAAGTGATCGGCCCGCAGAACCTCAACGTGCCCTGCCGCGTCTACGCGCCGGTGGGCACGCACGAGGACCTGCTGCCCTACCTGGTGCGCCGCCTGCTGGAAAACGGCGCCAACACCAGCTTCGTCAACCGCGTGGTGGACGAGACGCTGCCGGTGCGCGACCTGGTGGCCGACCCCTGCGAAACGGTGCGCCGCTTCGCCTCCATCCCGCATCCCCGCATTCCCCTGCCGGTCAATCTCTACGGTGAGCTTCGGAAGAATTCCATGGGCATCAACTTCTCCAACGACAACGAACTGAAGGCCACCGCCGAAGCCGTCAACGCCAAGTCCGGCCCGTGGACCGCCGAGCCGCTGGTGCCCGGCGCCAAGGGCAACGGCCCCAGCGTGCAGGTGACCAACCCGGCCGACCGCCGCCAGGTCGTGGGCAGCTACGTCAGCGCCGACGCCGCGCTGGTGGACAAGGCGCTGGCCAACGCCGTCGCCGCCCAGCCCGACTGGGATCGCCTGCCGGCCGCCAGCCGCGCCGCCATCCTGGAACACGCCGCCGAACAACTCGAAGCGCGCCGCGCCGAATTCATCGCGCTGTGCGTGCGCGAAGCCGGCAAGAGCCTGCCCGACGCCATCGCCGAGATCCGCGAGGCCGCCGACTTCCTGCGTTATTACGCCACCATGGCGCGCCGCCTGTTCGGCCAACCCGAACAGTTGCCCGGCCCCACCGGCGAGAGCAACCAGCTGTTCCTCAACGGCCGCGGCGTGTTCGTCTGCATCAGCCCGTGGAACTTCCCGCTGGCGATCTTCCTCGGTCAGGTCAGCGCCGCGCTCGCCGCCGGCAACAGCGTGATCGCCAAGCCCGCCGAGCAGACCAGCCTGATCGGCCATGCCGCAGTGAAGCTGCTGCACGAAGCCGGCGTGCCCGAGGCCGTGCTGCAGTACCTGCCGGGCGACGGCGCCGTGGTCGGTGCCGCGCTCACGAAAGATCCGCGCGTGGCCGGCGTGGCCTTCACCGGCTCCACCGAGACCGCCTGGGCAATCAACCGCGCGCTGGCCGCGCGCAACGCGCCGATCGCCGCGCTGATCGCCGAAACCGGCGGCCAGAACGCGATGATCGCGGACTCCTCCGCCCTGCCCGAACAGATCGTCAAGGACGTGATCGCCTCCGCCTTCCAGTCCGCCGGCCAGCGCTGCTCGGCCGCGCGCGTGCTGTTCGTGCAGGAGGACATCGCCGACAAGGTCGTCGGCATGCTGGCCGGCGCGATGGCCGAATTGAAGGTGGGCGACCCCGGCCAGCTCTCCACCGACGTGGGCCCGGTGATCGACGAGGACGCGCGCAAGATCCTCGTCGACCACGCCGCGCGCATGGACAAGGAAGCGAAGAAGATCGGCGAGGTGCCGCTCGACCCGGCCGCCACTGCCCACGGCACGTTCTTCGCCCCGCGCGCCTACGAGATCCCCGCGCTGTCCACGCTCACCCGCGAGGTGTTCGGCCCGGTGCTGCACGTGCTGCGCTGGAAGGGCAGCGAACTGAAGCAGGTGGTCGAACAGATCAACGCCACCGGCTACGGCCTCACGCTGGGCGTGCACAGCCGCATCGACGACACCGTGGACTACATCCGCAGCCA
This genomic interval carries:
- the putA gene encoding bifunctional proline dehydrogenase/L-glutamate gamma-semialdehyde dehydrogenase PutA; the encoded protein is MTQPILSPELPAGAEPARARITAAWLRDETEAVNDLLAQATLPPAEREQVIDVAAGLVTRVRARVKDQSAVESFMRQYDLSSEEGVLLMCVAEALLRIPDKATADKLIRDKLGDADWKKHLGQSESLFVNASTWGLMLTGHLVNLAEETRRDFTGALKRLAGRAGEPAIRLAVRQAMRIMGHQFVMGQTIDEALDRCAKKEYAVYRYSYDMLGESALTSETAERYQEDYRRAIARIGARGPFANHTDAPSISVKLSALHPRYEVAKREIARRDLTAKLLELSQLAMKQGIALSVDAEEADRLELSLDIIGDVFAHPSLEGWNGLGIVVQAYSKRTPFVIDWLIETARAANRRWYVRLVKGAYWDAEIKRAQEQGLAGYPLYTRKPNTDVSYLACARKLFDAGSELIYPQFATHNAHSIAAVHHIARGRPFEFQRLHGMGTDLYAEVIGPQNLNVPCRVYAPVGTHEDLLPYLVRRLLENGANTSFVNRVVDETLPVRDLVADPCETVRRFASIPHPRIPLPVNLYGELRKNSMGINFSNDNELKATAEAVNAKSGPWTAEPLVPGAKGNGPSVQVTNPADRRQVVGSYVSADAALVDKALANAVAAQPDWDRLPAASRAAILEHAAEQLEARRAEFIALCVREAGKSLPDAIAEIREAADFLRYYATMARRLFGQPEQLPGPTGESNQLFLNGRGVFVCISPWNFPLAIFLGQVSAALAAGNSVIAKPAEQTSLIGHAAVKLLHEAGVPEAVLQYLPGDGAVVGAALTKDPRVAGVAFTGSTETAWAINRALAARNAPIAALIAETGGQNAMIADSSALPEQIVKDVIASAFQSAGQRCSAARVLFVQEDIADKVVGMLAGAMAELKVGDPGQLSTDVGPVIDEDARKILVDHAARMDKEAKKIGEVPLDPAATAHGTFFAPRAYEIPALSTLTREVFGPVLHVLRWKGSELKQVVEQINATGYGLTLGVHSRIDDTVDYIRSHARVGNCYVNRNQIGAVVGVQPFGGESLSGTGPKAGGPHYLLRFAGERTLTINTTAAGGNASLLTIGE